A part of Streptomyces sp. NBC_01235 genomic DNA contains:
- a CDS encoding NERD domain-containing protein yields the protein MNGLRVIPTWRHGQERLYVCLADGRNIAWYDREGGRVNLLGDARREDVLEALGPFVTGPVTVGPPPVPTPAELARLALHPDDDLAPNRPGEALLIALDRDPGPAHRLRTDPRRRALAAEQTVGDALDRLDGAGWRTLHSVPLPGGDRVHHLSIGPAGLFAIHTLYARKQRVRIADPMVTLGRRDPEPLLRRIRADADRASYALTAEVRPVLALVAPTDVSVPLPPREVRVLTDTALTDLSRLGGVLKPADVEALHAMARDRETWARV from the coding sequence ATGAACGGACTGCGCGTCATACCGACCTGGCGACACGGCCAGGAGCGGCTCTACGTCTGTCTCGCGGACGGCAGGAACATCGCCTGGTACGACCGTGAGGGGGGCCGCGTCAACCTGCTCGGCGACGCCCGCAGAGAGGACGTCCTTGAGGCCCTCGGCCCCTTCGTCACCGGCCCGGTGACGGTCGGCCCGCCCCCGGTGCCGACCCCCGCGGAGCTGGCCCGCCTCGCCCTCCATCCCGACGACGACCTGGCCCCCAACCGCCCCGGCGAGGCCCTCCTGATCGCCCTGGACCGCGACCCCGGCCCCGCCCACCGCCTCCGCACCGACCCGCGCCGCCGCGCCCTCGCGGCCGAGCAGACGGTCGGCGACGCCCTGGACCGCCTCGACGGCGCAGGCTGGCGCACCCTGCACTCCGTCCCGCTCCCCGGCGGAGACCGTGTCCACCACTTGTCGATCGGCCCCGCAGGCCTGTTCGCGATCCACACCCTGTACGCCCGTAAACAGCGGGTCCGGATCGCCGACCCCATGGTCACCCTGGGCCGCCGCGACCCGGAGCCCCTGCTCCGCCGGATCCGCGCGGACGCCGACCGCGCCTCCTACGCCCTCACGGCCGAGGTCCGCCCGGTACTGGCCCTCGTGGCCCCCACGGACGTCTCCGTCCCCCTCCCCCCACGCGAGGTCCGCGTCCTGACCGACACCGCCCTCACCGACCTCTCCCGCCTGGGCGGAGTCCTGAAACCGGCAGACGTGGAGGCCCTCCACGCGATGGCGAGGGACCGGGAGACGTGGGCGAGAGTGTGA
- a CDS encoding NlpC/P60 family protein, whose product MSGRLLRLACTVSTAALAAQTVLAPGLATAVTEGQTAVVAETPDPGESSETGAETPDAGEPSVAGAETPDPGEPPTVGAEAGAEVSDTGEKTVAALLTELQRLYREAEQATEAYNATEEQLRRRRAETGRLDADLAKARLSLHDSRGAAGRLARQQYQGSTGISPYVRLLLARDPQHALDQGHVIGRLARERAETVGRLESGERKADGLARKARAALDDQLTLTARTKKERDDVRRRLDDVEALLASLTAEQLAALAELEKKGVAQAQEKLVASGALGAPGTSGALGEDRKPSKEGEQAVRYAVRQIGKPYEWGAEGPRSYDCSGLTSEAWGHAGTPIPRTSEEQWARLPRIPLRELRPGDLVIYFPEATHVAMYLGGGKVVQAPRTGEKIKVTPIASQPVLGAVRPDRAPGTDPGQVPVFSGSQK is encoded by the coding sequence GTGTCAGGAAGGCTGCTGCGTCTGGCCTGTACGGTCTCCACGGCGGCGCTCGCCGCCCAGACCGTCCTGGCCCCCGGGCTCGCCACGGCCGTGACGGAAGGACAGACGGCGGTCGTCGCGGAGACCCCGGACCCGGGCGAGTCCTCGGAGACCGGAGCCGAGACCCCGGACGCCGGCGAACCGTCGGTCGCCGGAGCCGAGACCCCGGACCCGGGCGAACCACCGACCGTCGGAGCGGAGGCCGGTGCGGAGGTGTCGGACACCGGCGAAAAGACCGTGGCCGCGTTGCTGACGGAGCTTCAGCGGCTGTACCGGGAGGCCGAGCAGGCCACCGAGGCCTACAACGCCACCGAGGAACAGCTCAGGCGGCGGCGGGCCGAGACCGGGCGGCTGGACGCCGACCTGGCCAAGGCGCGGCTCTCCCTGCACGACAGCCGGGGCGCCGCCGGGCGGCTGGCCCGCCAGCAGTACCAGGGCAGCACCGGCATCTCCCCCTACGTACGGCTGCTGCTCGCCCGCGATCCGCAGCACGCCCTCGACCAGGGGCATGTGATCGGCCGACTGGCGCGCGAGCGGGCCGAGACGGTCGGGCGGCTGGAGAGCGGCGAACGCAAGGCCGACGGGCTGGCGCGCAAGGCCCGCGCCGCCCTCGACGACCAGCTCACCCTCACCGCGCGCACGAAGAAGGAGCGCGACGACGTACGCCGGCGCCTCGACGACGTCGAGGCACTCCTCGCCTCCCTCACCGCCGAGCAGCTCGCCGCCCTCGCCGAACTGGAGAAGAAGGGCGTCGCCCAGGCGCAGGAGAAGCTCGTGGCGTCCGGAGCGCTCGGTGCGCCCGGTACGTCCGGTGCGCTCGGCGAGGACCGCAAGCCGTCGAAGGAGGGCGAGCAGGCCGTGCGGTACGCCGTGCGGCAGATCGGCAAGCCGTACGAATGGGGCGCCGAGGGCCCGAGGTCGTACGACTGCTCGGGCCTGACGTCCGAGGCCTGGGGGCATGCCGGGACGCCGATCCCCCGGACCAGCGAGGAGCAGTGGGCGCGGCTGCCGAGGATCCCGCTGAGGGAACTTCGCCCCGGCGACCTGGTGATCTACTTCCCCGAGGCCACCCACGTGGCGATGTACCTGGGCGGGGGCAAGGTGGTCCAGGCACCGCGAACGGGCGAGAAGATCAAGGTCACCCCGATCGCGTCCCAACCGGTACTGGGCGCCGTACGCCCCGACCGGGCGCCCGGAACCGACCCCGGACAGGTCCCCGTCTTCTCCGGCTCACAGAAGTGA
- a CDS encoding SH3 domain-containing protein, which translates to MTALSLTASLAVPGLVLAAAPAQAASGCYIKASSANLRSKASTSSTSLGVAYKNNKCTEKTSTYTGGHRWYKVKMTTGNAKGKTGWVRDDLIHLPDDDVHTCSPEDVACHTG; encoded by the coding sequence ATGACGGCTCTTTCCTTGACCGCCTCACTCGCTGTTCCGGGGCTGGTCCTCGCTGCCGCTCCGGCCCAGGCGGCCTCGGGCTGCTACATCAAGGCGAGCTCGGCGAACCTCCGCTCCAAGGCGTCCACCAGCTCCACCAGCCTGGGCGTGGCGTACAAGAACAACAAGTGCACCGAGAAGACCTCGACCTACACGGGTGGCCACCGCTGGTACAAGGTCAAGATGACGACCGGGAACGCCAAGGGCAAGACCGGCTGGGTCCGGGACGACCTGATCCACCTGCCCGACGACGACGTCCACACCTGCAGCCCGGAAGACGTGGCATGCCACACGGGCTGA
- a CDS encoding AurF N-oxygenase family protein, producing MTSLTDADALDGLRDALGLLKDREQVAERLLTSSAKHSFDPDEELDWDAPFEEGKWFWPPELVSLYDTPMWRRMSEEQRILLSRHEAAALASLGIWFEIILMQLLVRHIYDKAATSAHVRYALTEIEDECRHSKMFARLISAGGTPWYPVSRAHQNLGRLFKTISTTPGSFTATLLGEEVLDWMQRLTFPDERVQPLIRGVTRIHVVEEARHVRYAREELRRQMVSAPRWSQEFTRVTSGEFARVFSVAFVNPEVYPNVGLDRREAMAQVRASGHRREIMQTGAKRLTDFLDDIGVLRGVGRRLWRSSGLLA from the coding sequence ATGACGAGCCTCACGGATGCCGACGCGCTGGACGGGCTGCGGGACGCGCTGGGCCTGCTCAAGGACCGGGAGCAGGTGGCCGAGCGGCTGCTCACGTCCTCCGCCAAGCACTCCTTCGACCCGGACGAGGAGCTGGACTGGGACGCCCCCTTCGAAGAGGGCAAGTGGTTCTGGCCGCCGGAGCTGGTGTCGCTGTACGACACGCCGATGTGGCGGCGGATGAGCGAGGAGCAGCGGATCCTGCTGTCGCGGCACGAGGCCGCCGCGCTCGCCTCGCTGGGGATCTGGTTCGAGATCATCCTCATGCAGCTGCTCGTCCGGCACATCTACGACAAGGCGGCGACGAGCGCGCACGTCCGGTACGCGCTGACCGAGATCGAGGACGAGTGCCGGCACTCGAAGATGTTCGCCCGGCTGATCTCGGCCGGCGGCACCCCCTGGTATCCGGTGAGCCGCGCCCACCAGAACCTGGGGCGGTTGTTCAAGACGATCTCCACGACCCCCGGCTCCTTCACCGCGACCCTGCTCGGCGAGGAGGTCCTGGACTGGATGCAGCGGCTGACCTTCCCGGACGAGCGGGTCCAGCCGCTGATCAGGGGCGTCACCCGGATCCACGTCGTGGAGGAGGCCCGGCACGTGCGCTACGCCCGCGAGGAACTGCGCCGCCAGATGGTGAGCGCGCCGAGGTGGTCCCAGGAGTTCACCCGGGTCACGTCGGGCGAGTTCGCGCGGGTGTTCTCGGTGGCCTTCGTGAATCCCGAGGTCTACCCGAACGTGGGCCTGGACAGGCGTGAGGCCATGGCGCAGGTGCGGGCCAGCGGACACCGGCGGGAGATCATGCAGACGGGAGCCAAGCGGTTGACCGACTTCCTGGACGACATCGGGGTGCTGCGCGGGGTCGGGCGACGGCTGTGGAGGTCTTCGGGGCTGCTGGCGTGA
- a CDS encoding Uma2 family endonuclease has product MSAAREYGLDEDYEWARPPVDGWTADDLDRLPNLPPHTELIDGSLVFVSPQTSFHSRTMRLLEGALLDQAPQELDVLREMSVKLDTRNRPEPDVLVFRAEADTGPQQTWYRPEDVVLALEVVSKDSKERDRKVKPRKYAEAGIPHYWRVEESEGLPVVYVYELDPATSTYVPTGIYHDKLELALPFPLTIDLTAINRRR; this is encoded by the coding sequence ATGAGCGCCGCACGCGAGTACGGGCTGGATGAGGACTACGAGTGGGCCCGTCCGCCCGTCGACGGCTGGACGGCCGACGACCTCGACCGACTCCCGAACCTGCCTCCGCATACGGAGCTGATCGACGGGAGTCTGGTCTTCGTGAGTCCGCAGACGTCGTTTCATTCGCGCACGATGCGCCTGCTGGAGGGCGCTCTACTCGACCAGGCTCCGCAGGAACTGGACGTCCTCCGGGAAATGAGCGTCAAGCTCGACACGCGAAACCGGCCGGAGCCCGACGTCCTGGTGTTTCGCGCCGAGGCTGATACAGGTCCCCAGCAGACCTGGTACAGGCCCGAGGATGTCGTGCTGGCCTTGGAGGTCGTATCGAAGGACTCCAAGGAGCGCGACCGCAAGGTCAAGCCGCGCAAGTACGCGGAGGCGGGCATCCCCCACTACTGGCGAGTCGAAGAGAGTGAAGGCCTCCCCGTGGTCTACGTCTACGAGCTCGACCCCGCCACCAGCACGTACGTACCGACGGGCATCTATCACGACAAGCTCGAGCTGGCCCTCCCGTTTCCCCTCACCATCGACCTCACCGCGATCAACCGCCGCCGATGA
- a CDS encoding DUF3291 domain-containing protein, with protein sequence MTDADTQVAATATAFELAQVNLARLKFPLDSPELKDFVDALDPVNADADTADGFVWRLQSEDGDATGIEVFGDAWLIINMSVWRDANALTAYMYQGRHREMLSRRREWFERVAEAMTALWWVPAGHRPTVAEAESRLLHLRANGPTPYAFTLRTSFPAQGAEPVGFAVPEDLGCSV encoded by the coding sequence ATGACTGACGCCGACACACAAGTAGCCGCAACCGCAACCGCCTTCGAACTCGCCCAGGTCAACCTCGCCCGCCTCAAGTTCCCTTTGGACTCACCGGAGTTGAAGGACTTCGTCGACGCCCTCGACCCGGTCAACGCCGACGCGGACACGGCCGACGGCTTCGTCTGGCGCCTCCAGTCCGAGGACGGCGACGCGACCGGCATCGAGGTCTTCGGCGACGCCTGGCTGATCATCAACATGTCGGTGTGGCGGGACGCCAACGCCCTGACCGCGTACATGTACCAGGGCCGGCACCGCGAGATGCTGTCCCGTCGACGGGAGTGGTTCGAGCGGGTGGCGGAGGCGATGACGGCCCTGTGGTGGGTGCCGGCCGGTCACCGCCCGACGGTCGCGGAGGCCGAGTCCCGCCTCCTCCACCTGCGCGCCAACGGCCCGACCCCGTACGCCTTCACCCTGCGCACGTCGTTCCCGGCCCAGGGAGCGGAGCCGGTGGGGTTCGCGGTCCCGGAGGACCTGGGCTGCTCGGTCTGA
- a CDS encoding FtsW/RodA/SpoVE family cell cycle protein, translating to MTKAGVGTGTTVVAAADAPAPAVRLPRRRGVELALIVLAVLLSVYGYCAVGLAKHGTVPPGAAGYGAGLGVLALLAHLAVRLRAPCADPLLLPIAVLLNGIGLVLIYRLDLETPGDRAAPTQLVWSTLGVALFIVVVAALRDHRVLQRYAYVCVVAALALLALPILFPAVNGARIWIRIAGFSIQPGEFAKVLLAVFFAAYLAANRTALAYAGRQIWHCRRIQLPTGRVLGPIVAIWLLSVGVLVLERDLGTSLLFFGLFVVMLYVATGRTGWIAVGLLLASLGAVAVGRLEPHVHSRVEDWLHPFASIEAGQGPNQLAQSLFSFAAGGVLGTGLGLGHSILIGFAAKSDFILATAGEELGLAGLSALFLLYGLLVERGYRAGLSLRDPFGRLLATGLASIVALQVFVIAGGVTGLIPLTGMAMPFLAQGGSSVVTNWAIVALLIRVSDSARRPYAEQLDEPVDKNPRRSG from the coding sequence ATGACGAAAGCCGGAGTCGGAACGGGAACCACCGTGGTGGCGGCGGCCGACGCGCCCGCCCCCGCGGTACGCCTCCCCCGGCGCCGCGGCGTCGAACTCGCCCTCATCGTCCTGGCCGTCCTGCTCTCCGTGTACGGGTACTGCGCCGTCGGCCTCGCGAAGCACGGCACCGTCCCGCCCGGCGCCGCCGGTTACGGCGCCGGGCTCGGTGTGCTCGCGCTGCTGGCGCATCTCGCGGTGCGGCTGCGCGCCCCCTGCGCCGACCCGCTCCTGCTGCCCATCGCGGTGCTGCTCAACGGGATCGGGCTGGTGCTGATCTACCGGCTCGACCTGGAGACGCCGGGCGACCGGGCGGCACCCACGCAACTGGTGTGGTCCACACTCGGGGTGGCCCTGTTCATCGTGGTCGTGGCCGCGCTGCGCGACCACCGGGTGCTCCAGCGGTACGCGTACGTGTGCGTGGTCGCCGCGCTCGCCCTCCTCGCCCTGCCGATCCTCTTCCCGGCCGTGAACGGCGCCCGCATCTGGATCCGGATCGCCGGGTTCTCCATCCAGCCGGGCGAGTTCGCGAAGGTGCTGCTGGCGGTGTTCTTCGCCGCGTACCTGGCGGCCAACCGCACGGCGCTGGCGTACGCGGGCCGGCAGATCTGGCACTGCCGGCGGATCCAGCTGCCCACCGGCCGTGTTCTCGGACCGATCGTCGCGATCTGGCTGCTGAGCGTCGGCGTGCTGGTCCTGGAGCGGGATCTCGGCACGTCCCTGCTCTTCTTCGGGCTGTTCGTGGTCATGCTCTACGTCGCCACCGGCCGCACCGGCTGGATCGCCGTCGGCCTGCTGCTCGCCTCGCTCGGCGCGGTCGCCGTCGGCCGGCTGGAGCCGCACGTGCACAGCAGGGTCGAGGACTGGCTGCACCCGTTCGCGTCCATCGAGGCCGGTCAGGGCCCCAACCAGCTCGCGCAGTCGCTGTTCTCGTTCGCGGCCGGCGGGGTGCTCGGCACCGGGCTCGGGCTCGGCCACTCCATCCTCATCGGCTTCGCCGCGAAGTCGGACTTCATCCTGGCGACGGCGGGCGAGGAACTGGGCCTGGCGGGGCTGTCGGCGCTCTTCCTCCTCTACGGCCTGCTGGTGGAGCGCGGCTACCGGGCGGGCCTGTCCCTGCGCGACCCGTTCGGCCGGCTGCTGGCGACCGGCCTCGCCTCGATCGTGGCGCTCCAGGTCTTCGTGATCGCGGGCGGGGTGACCGGCCTGATCCCGCTGACCGGCATGGCGATGCCGTTCCTGGCGCAGGGCGGCTCGTCGGTCGTCACCAACTGGGCGATCGTGGCGCTGCTGATCCGGGTGAGCGACTCGGCGCGACGGCCGTACGCGGAACAGCTCGACGAACCGGTCGACAAGAACCCACGGAGGTCCGGGTGA
- a CDS encoding SH3 domain-containing protein codes for MSVRSALTRLALVTAAGALAATATVTPALADGGDDDWGGNSNGNGLSAQEDDPQDWQNQGGQGGDGGQSNGQSNGGNGNWQSSGDGGGDGGGGGGNWQSGGGNGWQSGGGDSGDWQSGDHDNNDSRRFRGRVTADQLLLRSRPTRAGQVIRVAHRGEIVSIFCKTAGQNVQGNPLWYLLTDGTWAWGAARYIDNIGAAPRWC; via the coding sequence ATGTCCGTGCGCTCCGCTCTCACCCGTCTCGCCTTGGTCACCGCAGCCGGCGCGCTCGCCGCCACCGCGACCGTCACCCCGGCCCTCGCCGACGGCGGGGACGACGACTGGGGCGGCAACAGCAACGGCAACGGCCTCAGCGCCCAGGAGGACGACCCGCAGGACTGGCAGAACCAGGGCGGCCAGGGCGGCGACGGCGGCCAGAGCAACGGCCAGAGCAACGGCGGGAACGGGAACTGGCAGTCGAGCGGTGATGGTGGTGGCGATGGCGGTGGCGGTGGCGGCAACTGGCAGTCCGGCGGCGGCAACGGCTGGCAGTCGGGGGGCGGCGACAGTGGCGACTGGCAGTCCGGGGACCACGACAACAACGACTCCCGCCGCTTCCGCGGGCGCGTCACCGCCGACCAGTTGCTCCTGCGCAGCAGGCCGACCCGCGCCGGCCAGGTGATCCGCGTCGCCCACCGCGGGGAGATCGTCTCGATCTTCTGCAAGACCGCCGGCCAGAACGTCCAGGGCAACCCCCTCTGGTACCTCCTCACGGACGGCACCTGGGCATGGGGCGCGGCGCGCTACATCGACAACATCGGGGCGGCACCGCGCTGGTGCTGA
- a CDS encoding ATP-binding protein, with translation MRLALPSWAGTLAVKAAVFITVMCCALAALLGVLVHVSVTNQTVGQARDLALSRLKEATTAFEAGDTLGWGASVDPPGLPTALRTLAVAGERGTVVADYRGRPTMWAAGPADGERALAVAVDYSQSAHTIEALDTAILWSSVLAIGATLLVGAVAVTRVTRRLHTTAQVARRITAGDLDARVDDPRAKEPGRPQDEVGAVAVALDSMASSLQGKLLSEQRFTADVAHELRTPLTGLHAAAELLPPGRPTELVRDRVAALRTLTEDLLEISRLDTGHERLDLDAEELGALAVRVVRASEASGTFGASVADAEVTVAIVRDMRVETDRRRLERVLGNLLANAQRHGRAPVTLTVDGPVVSVRDHGDGYPQYLVTHGPQRFRTEGGAKGHGLGLTIAAGQAEVLGARLTFANAPDGGAVATLTLPQTPPAGGGLPDGAA, from the coding sequence ATGAGGCTCGCACTTCCCTCGTGGGCCGGCACGCTCGCCGTGAAGGCCGCCGTCTTCATCACGGTGATGTGCTGCGCGCTGGCCGCGCTGCTCGGCGTCCTGGTGCATGTGTCGGTGACGAACCAGACCGTCGGCCAGGCGCGCGATCTCGCGCTGTCCCGGCTGAAGGAGGCGACGACGGCGTTCGAGGCCGGGGACACCCTCGGGTGGGGCGCCAGCGTCGATCCGCCCGGGCTGCCCACGGCACTGCGGACGCTGGCGGTGGCCGGGGAGCGCGGCACGGTGGTGGCCGACTACCGGGGGCGTCCCACGATGTGGGCGGCGGGGCCCGCCGACGGTGAGCGGGCCCTCGCGGTCGCGGTCGACTACTCGCAGAGCGCCCACACCATCGAGGCGCTCGACACCGCGATCCTGTGGTCGTCGGTGCTGGCGATCGGGGCGACGCTGCTGGTCGGCGCCGTCGCGGTGACCCGGGTGACCCGGCGGCTGCACACCACCGCGCAGGTGGCCCGGCGGATCACCGCCGGCGATCTGGACGCGCGCGTGGACGACCCCCGCGCGAAGGAACCGGGGCGCCCGCAGGACGAGGTGGGCGCCGTCGCCGTCGCGCTGGACTCCATGGCGTCCTCGTTGCAGGGCAAGCTACTGAGCGAGCAGCGGTTCACCGCCGATGTGGCGCACGAGCTGCGCACCCCGCTGACCGGGCTGCACGCGGCGGCCGAACTGCTGCCGCCGGGGCGGCCGACGGAGCTGGTGCGCGACCGGGTGGCGGCGCTGCGCACGCTGACCGAGGACCTGCTGGAGATCTCCCGGCTGGACACCGGGCATGAGCGGCTGGACCTGGACGCCGAGGAGCTGGGCGCGTTGGCGGTGCGGGTGGTGCGGGCGTCGGAGGCCTCCGGCACCTTCGGTGCTTCGGTGGCCGACGCCGAGGTCACGGTCGCCATCGTCCGGGACATGCGCGTGGAGACCGACCGGCGGCGTCTGGAGCGGGTGCTGGGCAACCTTCTCGCCAACGCGCAGCGGCACGGGCGGGCGCCGGTGACGCTGACGGTGGACGGGCCCGTGGTCAGCGTCCGGGACCACGGGGACGGCTATCCGCAGTACCTCGTCACGCACGGGCCGCAGCGGTTCCGCACCGAGGGCGGGGCGAAGGGGCACGGGCTCGGGCTGACGATCGCGGCCGGCCAGGCGGAGGTGCTGGGCGCCCGGCTGACGTTCGCCAACGCGCCGGACGGCGGTGCCGTGGCCACGCTGACGCTCCCTCAGACGCCTCCTGCCGGGGGCGGCCTCCCCGATGGCGCAGCGTGA
- a CDS encoding TetR/AcrR family transcriptional regulator: protein MTPAAPAYRRLSVEERRSQLLDAALSLFAHRVPEDVSLDDVAEAAGVSRPLVYRYFPGGKQQLYEAALRSAAEELNHCFDEPRQGPLLPRLARALDRYLTFVGRHDAGFSALLQGGSVVETSRTTAIVDGVRRAAAEHIYSHLGITDPGPRLRMTVRMWITAVEAASLIWLDEDKQPPADELRDWLVDQFVAVLTVTSARDAQTAELVRGALSAET, encoded by the coding sequence ATGACCCCCGCCGCCCCCGCCTACCGGCGCCTCAGCGTGGAGGAGCGCCGTAGCCAGCTGCTCGACGCCGCGCTGTCGCTGTTCGCGCACCGCGTCCCCGAGGACGTCTCGCTGGACGACGTGGCGGAGGCCGCCGGGGTGTCCCGGCCGCTCGTCTACAGGTACTTCCCGGGCGGCAAACAGCAGCTCTACGAGGCCGCCCTGCGCTCCGCCGCCGAGGAGCTGAACCACTGCTTCGACGAGCCCCGCCAGGGCCCCCTCCTCCCCCGCCTCGCCCGCGCCCTCGACCGCTACCTCACCTTCGTCGGCCGCCACGACGCCGGCTTCAGCGCCCTGCTCCAGGGCGGCAGCGTCGTCGAGACCTCCCGTACGACCGCCATCGTGGACGGCGTCCGGCGAGCCGCCGCCGAGCACATCTACAGCCACCTGGGGATCACCGATCCCGGGCCGCGGCTCCGGATGACCGTGCGGATGTGGATCACGGCGGTCGAGGCGGCCTCCCTCATCTGGCTCGACGAGGACAAGCAGCCGCCCGCCGACGAGCTGCGGGACTGGCTGGTCGACCAGTTCGTCGCCGTCCTCACGGTGACCTCGGCGCGGGACGCGCAGACCGCCGAGCTGGTCCGGGGTGCGCTGTCGGCGGAGACCTGA
- a CDS encoding protein-tyrosine phosphatase family protein: MRTRRKQPDVPVPDRPWSEIVPGLWMGGHEFRGPGGELELAVVRGEFDLVQTLTTARQGHGPDPGVRHHVWPIPDGPLDGTQLAGVIRLAQAAGDAMDEGRTVLVRCHSGYNRSGLVVAHTLVHRGHSAEEAIRLIRSRRSPWALHNELFVEYLRAGLPTARLLEELAE; encoded by the coding sequence TTGCGGACCCGCAGGAAGCAACCCGACGTACCGGTTCCGGACCGTCCGTGGAGCGAGATCGTGCCCGGCCTGTGGATGGGCGGACACGAGTTCCGGGGGCCCGGTGGGGAGCTGGAGCTCGCCGTGGTGCGGGGCGAGTTCGATCTCGTCCAGACGTTGACCACGGCCCGGCAGGGGCACGGGCCCGATCCCGGTGTGCGGCACCATGTGTGGCCGATTCCGGACGGGCCGCTGGACGGCACCCAGCTCGCCGGTGTGATCCGGCTGGCGCAGGCCGCGGGAGACGCGATGGACGAGGGCCGTACGGTCCTCGTCCGCTGTCACAGCGGCTACAACCGCTCCGGGCTGGTCGTCGCCCACACGCTGGTGCACCGGGGGCACTCGGCCGAGGAGGCGATCCGGCTGATACGGTCACGGCGCTCGCCGTGGGCCCTGCACAACGAGTTGTTCGTGGAGTACCTGCGGGCGGGGCTGCCGACAGCCAGACTTCTTGAGGAGCTGGCCGAGTAA
- a CDS encoding peptidoglycan D,D-transpeptidase FtsI family protein → MTRHIRRAAVFCALLLVALLVNAARVQVVRSGVYDHNPANRRASIARYAQPRGDILVDGAPVTGSRDTGEQLRYERTYRDGPLYAPVTGFASQVYGTTFLEHTGDGVLSGADPLLSPFPLWNDVTHGRPPGGNVVTTLNRRAQRAAYEGLDGRKGAVAAVEPATGRVLALVSSPSYDPGVLSGNDAGAERAWARLNGDPDKPMLNRAVRQTYPPGSTFKVVTAAAALDAGVITDLDAATDSPAPYRLPGTTTILTNEGDGCEDAPLRDAFEWSCNTVFAKLGVDTGLARMTRTAQAFGFNDVDMRIPFAVSASTFDTSLDEAQLALSSIGQYNTRATPLQMATVAAAVADGGRARTPYLVERTTRKGGATVATAGSRPSRQAMLPSTARRMRELMENVVREGTGTNAAIPGAIVGGKTGTAQHGIGNAGIPYAWFVSWAQGERDMEPRVAVAVVVEDGSARRGDITGGGMAAPIARAVMEAVLNS, encoded by the coding sequence GTGACCCGGCACATCCGGCGCGCCGCCGTCTTCTGCGCCCTGCTGCTGGTGGCGCTCCTGGTCAACGCCGCGCGCGTCCAGGTCGTCCGGTCCGGCGTCTACGACCACAACCCGGCCAACCGGCGTGCGTCCATCGCCCGTTACGCCCAGCCGCGCGGCGACATCCTGGTCGACGGGGCCCCCGTCACCGGTTCCCGGGACACCGGGGAGCAGTTGCGCTACGAACGCACGTACCGGGACGGGCCGTTGTACGCGCCGGTGACCGGCTTCGCCTCCCAGGTGTACGGGACGACGTTCCTGGAGCACACCGGGGACGGCGTCCTGTCGGGGGCGGATCCGCTGCTCTCGCCGTTCCCGCTGTGGAACGACGTCACGCACGGCCGGCCCCCCGGCGGCAACGTGGTGACGACGCTGAACCGCCGGGCCCAGCGGGCCGCCTACGAGGGGCTGGACGGACGCAAGGGCGCGGTGGCGGCGGTGGAACCGGCGACGGGGCGGGTACTGGCGCTGGTGTCCAGTCCGTCGTACGACCCGGGCGTGCTGTCCGGGAACGACGCAGGGGCCGAACGGGCCTGGGCGCGGCTCAACGGCGACCCGGACAAGCCGATGCTGAACCGGGCGGTGCGGCAGACGTATCCGCCGGGGTCGACGTTCAAGGTGGTCACCGCGGCGGCGGCACTGGACGCGGGCGTGATCACGGACCTCGACGCGGCGACCGACTCCCCCGCCCCCTACCGGCTGCCCGGGACGACGACGATCCTGACGAACGAGGGCGACGGCTGCGAGGACGCTCCGCTGCGGGACGCCTTCGAGTGGTCGTGCAACACGGTGTTCGCGAAACTCGGCGTGGACACGGGGCTGGCCCGGATGACCCGGACGGCGCAGGCGTTCGGCTTCAACGACGTGGACATGCGGATCCCGTTCGCCGTCTCTGCGAGCACCTTCGACACCTCGCTCGACGAGGCGCAGCTGGCGCTGTCCTCGATCGGCCAGTACAACACGCGGGCGACCCCGCTCCAGATGGCGACGGTGGCGGCGGCGGTGGCCGACGGGGGGCGGGCGCGCACGCCGTACCTGGTGGAGCGCACGACGCGGAAGGGCGGGGCGACGGTGGCCACGGCCGGTTCCCGCCCGTCCCGCCAGGCGATGCTCCCCTCGACGGCACGGCGGATGCGGGAGCTGATGGAGAACGTGGTGCGGGAGGGCACCGGGACCAACGCCGCGATCCCCGGCGCGATCGTCGGCGGCAAGACCGGCACCGCGCAGCACGGCATCGGCAACGCCGGGATTCCGTACGCCTGGTTCGTCTCCTGGGCGCAGGGCGAGCGGGACATGGAGCCGAGGGTCGCGGTCGCGGTGGTGGTGGAGGACGGGTCGGCGCGCCGCGGGGACATCACCGGGGGCGGGATGGCGGCGCCGATCGCGCGGGCGGTGATGGAGGCGGTGCTCAACTCGTGA